The proteins below come from a single Balneolaceae bacterium genomic window:
- a CDS encoding triple tyrosine motif-containing protein — MIRWISVVLLTLLYPLSVCGQGVPLIHHYSSEEIGTHPQIWSVTQDDSGFLYFGSQGETIQEFDSVDWESLQYKPDTGAIRSLQLFNSKIHWGAVGDFGYLESDSLNKFRLVSLKNQIDSTRRSFADVWQIVEFDEKLYHRTSDAILILEQDTVKVVESEERLRGIFKAGDELWVQREASGLNRMVNYQWKPIEGSDPFTDDRLIEILKYPDYKLLIFRNHGFVKYQNGRFTDLSTGADDYLQEHSLYRATAINETDIALAFLNGGVVVMSNDGTIQHILTEENGLPTNVIYEVYKDREGTLWATSSDGVIKILANNPLTAIQEQNGFDGSTKFIESLEGTVYIGSTHGLFLLEDENEVHKHPGIDELVYDAIQLNGTLYASFPSGLFRILGNESENILKEGSYRKLEIPGNSGNTFFGAHRNSIEQITISEQSVDRSEVLYSESEIRQFYADIDGIWAVTFQNEVLFTSLDGNQTRKYIPDIEGEYSTIRNISSINDKISLATDGGLYIFDKESDSFLPDTSFNLYESPSGNSNIVTSQVFSFEQCSDDEIWFISGHKIKRAIRVNHSWEIIEKPYSLIGNEGSIQEIHCNSDGSLWFGGSEGLFHLSDTDWSYESDFNTNITGVFMPNDSLIYGGHGELPDIPEFTYENNDLRFTYAAASYIDPALNTYRIRLQGYDDQWSEWTEEMQKDYTFIPEGTYTFQVQGKNVYEKAGSIDSFTFTILPPWYRTIWAYIGYLLIAGGIIYGGYRIRLNAILREQRIRDGIARDLHDELSSTLSSINFFADAINSRKLGEKENNRFLSLITKSSREAKEKVSDIVWVIHSENDDWTNLFLRCKRFAADMLDAQNIKHEFTYPDEFSGRPTITERKNIWLIFREILTNIARHSEANHVVVQFQMISGRLHIRIEDDGIGFDPEKIRSDGYGVQNIKERVEQLNGEYNLKTNPGKGTHWLIKVPVA, encoded by the coding sequence ATGATCAGGTGGATAAGCGTTGTTCTGCTTACTCTTCTTTATCCTTTAAGTGTATGTGGACAGGGTGTGCCTCTTATCCACCATTACAGTTCAGAAGAGATCGGTACCCATCCTCAAATTTGGTCTGTAACACAGGATGATTCCGGGTTTCTCTATTTTGGAAGTCAGGGAGAAACGATACAAGAATTTGACAGTGTAGATTGGGAGAGCTTACAATATAAACCCGATACAGGGGCTATTCGGTCGCTTCAGTTGTTTAATTCAAAGATCCATTGGGGCGCTGTTGGAGATTTTGGATATCTCGAAAGCGATTCATTAAATAAGTTTAGATTAGTTTCCCTGAAAAACCAGATTGACTCTACTCGCCGTTCGTTTGCTGATGTTTGGCAGATAGTTGAGTTTGATGAGAAGCTGTATCATCGCACATCGGATGCTATTTTGATATTGGAACAGGATACGGTAAAAGTTGTGGAGAGCGAAGAGAGACTCCGGGGAATTTTTAAAGCAGGCGATGAACTTTGGGTTCAACGAGAAGCCAGCGGATTAAACCGGATGGTGAATTACCAATGGAAACCCATTGAAGGGTCTGATCCATTTACCGATGATCGATTGATCGAAATACTCAAATACCCCGATTATAAACTGTTGATATTCAGAAATCACGGTTTTGTGAAATACCAAAATGGACGCTTTACTGATCTGTCCACCGGTGCAGATGACTATTTACAGGAACATTCTCTTTATAGGGCAACTGCTATCAATGAAACGGATATTGCACTGGCGTTTCTGAATGGGGGAGTGGTGGTGATGAGTAATGATGGTACGATTCAACATATTCTAACCGAAGAAAATGGACTTCCCACAAATGTAATTTATGAGGTTTATAAAGACCGGGAAGGGACACTTTGGGCAACATCATCAGACGGAGTTATAAAAATCCTGGCTAATAATCCACTTACCGCTATTCAAGAGCAAAATGGGTTTGATGGCAGTACAAAATTTATAGAGTCCTTAGAGGGTACGGTATATATTGGGTCGACCCATGGATTATTTCTTCTTGAAGATGAGAATGAAGTTCATAAACATCCCGGTATAGATGAATTGGTGTATGATGCTATTCAACTAAACGGGACTCTCTATGCTTCGTTTCCGTCCGGCTTGTTTCGAATTTTGGGTAATGAGTCTGAAAATATTCTTAAGGAGGGCAGCTACAGAAAACTGGAAATTCCCGGTAACAGCGGAAATACTTTTTTTGGAGCTCATCGGAATTCCATCGAACAGATTACCATAAGTGAACAATCCGTTGATCGTTCGGAAGTGTTATACAGCGAATCAGAAATTCGCCAGTTTTATGCAGATATCGATGGAATTTGGGCCGTTACTTTTCAAAATGAAGTTCTGTTTACCTCATTAGATGGTAATCAGACAAGAAAATACATCCCTGATATTGAGGGTGAATATTCCACCATCAGAAATATCTCTTCGATAAATGATAAGATAAGCCTGGCGACAGATGGCGGGCTATATATATTTGATAAAGAATCCGATTCATTTTTGCCAGATACCAGTTTTAATTTGTATGAATCTCCTTCCGGTAACTCAAATATTGTGACATCCCAGGTCTTTTCATTTGAGCAGTGTTCAGATGATGAAATTTGGTTTATAAGTGGCCATAAAATCAAAAGGGCGATTCGTGTAAATCATTCATGGGAAATTATTGAAAAGCCGTACAGTCTGATTGGAAATGAGGGTTCAATACAGGAGATTCATTGTAATTCTGATGGAAGTCTCTGGTTTGGCGGCTCCGAGGGGCTGTTCCATCTGTCTGATACTGATTGGAGTTACGAATCCGATTTTAACACAAACATTACCGGTGTTTTTATGCCCAACGATTCATTGATCTATGGCGGGCACGGGGAACTCCCAGATATACCAGAGTTTACATATGAAAACAATGATCTTCGTTTTACCTATGCCGCAGCCAGTTATATCGATCCGGCGCTGAATACTTATAGAATAAGGCTGCAGGGATATGATGACCAGTGGAGTGAATGGACGGAGGAAATGCAGAAAGATTATACATTTATACCGGAAGGTACCTATACATTCCAGGTTCAGGGAAAAAATGTATATGAAAAGGCCGGGAGTATCGATTCATTTACGTTTACCATTCTGCCGCCCTGGTACAGAACCATCTGGGCGTATATAGGATATTTGTTGATTGCAGGCGGAATTATTTATGGCGGCTATCGAATACGATTGAATGCCATATTAAGAGAGCAACGAATTCGCGATGGTATCGCACGGGATCTTCATGATGAATTAAGTTCAACGCTCAGTAGTATAAATTTTTTCGCGGATGCCATCAATTCCAGGAAACTTGGAGAAAAAGAGAACAATCGATTTCTGTCATTAATCACAAAATCATCCCGCGAGGCGAAAGAAAAAGTCAGTGATATTGTATGGGTTATCCACTCCGAAAACGACGATTGGACGAACCTGTTTCTGCGTTGTAAACGGTTTGCAGCCGATATGCTGGACGCACAAAATATTAAACATGAGTTTACATATCCCGATGAATTTTCGGGCCGTCCCACCATTACTGAACGCAAAAATATCTGGCTGATTTTTCGGGAGATCCTCACCAATATCGCCCGCCATTCAGAGGCTAATCATGTAGTTGTTCAGTTTCAGATGATCTCGGGAAGACTGCATATTCGAATTGAAGATGACGGCATTGGATTCGACCCGGAAAAAATAAGAAGTGACGGTTACGGAGTGCAAAATATTAAAGAGAGAGTTGAGCAATTGAATGGAGAATATAATCTAAAAACAAATCCCGGTAAGGGAACCCACTGGCTGATTAAAGTGCCGGTAGCCTGA
- a CDS encoding SLC13 family permease produces the protein MTFEIAFVFLLLVVAVFLFITDYVTFDVTAIIIMACLLGSGILTPTEGLSGFSNPATVTVAAMFVLSEGMRRTGILNTAGDFFSEKMQQNFNYWFFALLLFICVISAFINNTAAVAIFIPVIMGIASKVGVSPSRMLMPLSFAGMIGGTTTLIGTSTNILVSSIAVDRGMSAISMFELTPMGLIFIVSGFIFLFTVGIKMIPERRKEEELTKEYEMQHYLTDIKINDDSSLVGTYLDEEDLTKNLDLDVIRVFKQNDDSSAKRNQIKIEGGDILRIRGNVDEMKKLMKSEDVSLLPSREWMDKDLEHGRDAIVEAVIAPESSLVKTKLGDFPFYENIGAVPLAIRQRGEVKHDDLADIELSGGDSILLSMSTERSAELEDEPAFVLVSKIDTILYREEKTYWALGILAGVVSTAALGITSIVISAVIGVILMILTGCLRTDEAYEAINWKVVMLLAGVLPLGTAMDKTGAAELMATGMVDTLATFGPTILMSGFFLLTLIITAVMSNNASAALLAPIAIEAASTINVNPQAFLYAVTFAASLSLITPFGYQTNTMIYGPGHYTIKDFFKIGLPLNIIFWILATIFIPMIWPF, from the coding sequence ATGACCTTTGAAATAGCTTTTGTATTTCTGCTGTTGGTTGTAGCCGTTTTTCTCTTCATTACCGACTATGTAACCTTCGATGTTACAGCTATTATCATAATGGCGTGCCTTTTAGGATCGGGTATTCTTACACCTACAGAAGGCCTCTCGGGATTTAGTAATCCAGCTACCGTTACTGTGGCAGCAATGTTTGTATTAAGTGAGGGGATGAGGCGAACCGGTATACTAAATACCGCAGGTGATTTCTTTTCAGAGAAGATGCAGCAGAATTTTAACTACTGGTTTTTTGCACTTCTTCTTTTCATTTGTGTGATTTCTGCATTTATCAATAACACGGCGGCCGTTGCAATTTTTATTCCCGTGATTATGGGAATTGCCTCAAAAGTTGGAGTGAGTCCCTCCCGAATGCTAATGCCACTCTCTTTTGCCGGAATGATCGGTGGAACTACAACACTGATTGGTACATCCACAAACATCCTGGTAAGCTCAATTGCTGTAGATAGGGGGATGAGTGCAATCAGTATGTTTGAGCTGACTCCAATGGGGCTCATCTTTATTGTATCAGGTTTTATTTTTCTCTTTACAGTTGGGATAAAGATGATTCCTGAGCGTAGAAAAGAGGAGGAGCTGACCAAAGAGTATGAGATGCAGCATTATCTTACAGATATTAAAATTAATGATGATTCTTCACTCGTAGGCACATACCTGGATGAAGAAGATTTAACAAAAAACCTGGATTTGGATGTGATTCGGGTTTTTAAACAGAACGATGATTCATCAGCAAAAAGGAATCAAATCAAGATTGAGGGCGGAGATATTTTACGAATCCGCGGAAATGTAGACGAGATGAAAAAGTTGATGAAAAGTGAAGATGTTTCACTGCTTCCCTCAAGAGAATGGATGGATAAAGACCTTGAACACGGCCGCGATGCGATTGTTGAGGCCGTTATTGCACCTGAATCATCCCTTGTAAAAACAAAACTGGGAGACTTTCCTTTCTATGAAAATATTGGGGCAGTGCCACTGGCTATTCGTCAGCGGGGAGAAGTTAAGCATGATGACTTAGCAGATATAGAGCTTTCAGGAGGAGATTCAATCTTGTTGAGTATGAGTACTGAGAGATCAGCAGAGCTTGAAGATGAACCGGCATTTGTGTTGGTTTCAAAAATCGACACCATCTTGTATCGCGAGGAAAAAACATATTGGGCACTTGGAATCCTGGCGGGTGTGGTATCAACAGCTGCTTTGGGTATTACTTCTATTGTAATAAGTGCCGTGATTGGAGTGATCCTAATGATTTTAACGGGGTGTCTTCGAACGGACGAAGCATACGAGGCAATTAACTGGAAGGTTGTAATGCTTCTTGCCGGAGTGTTGCCGTTGGGCACAGCAATGGATAAGACCGGTGCCGCTGAATTAATGGCCACAGGTATGGTGGATACACTTGCAACATTTGGCCCAACGATATTGATGTCCGGCTTTTTTCTGCTAACGCTTATCATCACTGCTGTTATGTCTAATAATGCATCGGCAGCTCTTCTGGCACCCATCGCAATTGAGGCTGCGTCAACCATCAATGTAAACCCGCAAGCTTTCTTGTATGCTGTTACATTTGCTGCTTCACTCAGCCTGATTACTCCATTCGGATATCAGACAAATACCATGATTTACGGGCCGGGCCACTATACAATAAAAGATTTTTTCAAAATCGGACTCCCTCTCAATATCATTTTTTGGATTCTTGCAACAATCTTTATCCCCATGATATGGCCGTTTTAA
- a CDS encoding S41 family peptidase, with protein sequence MLLFDKRFFRAVSMLLLTSFSTLAMAVQNEPYFTSHPTLTPDAQTIIFSYESDLWKVPADGGIATRLTAMDGVETRPSVSPDGRWIAFSSNQYGNQDLYIMPIEGGDLQQLTFHQSTDEVEGWSWDSETIYFTSDRENRFSTWEISREGGTPGRIFAHYHNTDHNLAMHPNGSFYFNTSWESKNQDHRKRYRGEFAPQIEVYDPETEQYRVLTEFRGKDMWPTIDENGTVYFISDELNGEYNLYQFNLGVKEHLTEFSSSIKFPNVSANGEKVVFEKDYQLWIYHVTTGEANRVPISVYGNNTLAKEQDFNVQGNITAFDLSPDKEKLAFSSRGELFISDAEGKFVRKLPTSVDGRVKEVLWMNDNKTILFNQTKDGYQNLFTISANGASGEIQVTDEMQNNRSVSLNSDRTKAVYLSGRGEVRIMDLQSYESETVVVDEIWDLFSSPPIFSPNDTFIVYTAFRNFEQNLYLYDIENESVITITDTFVSETNPVWSPDGKYIYFQTNRTQPNYPYGPQETDIYRIALDLIEPEFRSEQVDKLFEETEDEGTNDENGNGEEPEEDSIEITIREEGLRDRWEQVGTQFGTQTTPQIFKKGEKTYLLYRSNHSQGDTSWWKTVFEPFETPKTEKIDGTEMESSGVLNVDDSYWVLLNGDIHTMNIESGSVEKIEITHTFRRNLRDEFNQMFDEMWANLEENFYSSDFHGENWESVRNYYRQFLPHVRTRSNLRELLNDMVGELNSSHLGFYSSGDEEDLYYGSSSLATGILFEDDDPYIVQRVVDQSPAWQTDGEVQPGDQLIKVNGLEVDPSQNREYYFTKPSMDEEMILTFRRGSANHEVKLKPSSYTSVRDDIYEEWIGQRQQIVDEQSDERIAYIHMKNMGGGELENFKEEMVSEGEQRDALILDLRYNTGGNVHDDVLRFLSQRPYLQWGYREGELTTQSNFTPASKPIVLLVNEQSLSDAELTAQGFKELGLGTIIGTETYRWIIFTSGKRLVDGSFYRLPSWGVYTLGGENLEKTGVDPDIYLKNTFKDRLEGEDPQLQLAIEHVMQELNEQKP encoded by the coding sequence ATGCTTCTATTTGATAAGCGATTCTTTCGGGCCGTTTCAATGTTGCTTTTGACTTCTTTTTCTACGCTTGCAATGGCAGTTCAGAACGAACCTTATTTTACCAGTCATCCAACCTTAACCCCGGATGCCCAAACCATAATATTTAGCTATGAAAGTGATCTGTGGAAAGTACCGGCAGATGGAGGAATAGCTACAAGACTAACAGCAATGGATGGCGTTGAAACCCGTCCGTCTGTTTCTCCGGATGGACGATGGATTGCGTTTTCATCAAACCAGTATGGAAACCAGGATCTCTATATTATGCCGATAGAAGGAGGGGATCTGCAGCAACTTACATTCCATCAATCAACAGATGAAGTAGAAGGTTGGTCCTGGGATTCCGAAACGATCTATTTTACATCCGACCGTGAGAATCGGTTTAGTACGTGGGAAATATCAAGAGAAGGTGGAACTCCGGGCAGAATTTTTGCTCATTATCACAATACCGATCACAACCTGGCGATGCATCCAAACGGGTCGTTCTACTTTAATACCTCGTGGGAGAGTAAAAATCAGGATCACAGGAAACGATATCGCGGCGAATTTGCCCCTCAAATTGAGGTATATGATCCCGAAACGGAGCAGTACCGGGTGTTGACAGAGTTTCGCGGTAAAGATATGTGGCCAACCATTGATGAAAACGGCACAGTTTATTTTATCTCTGATGAATTAAATGGAGAGTATAATTTGTATCAGTTTAACCTGGGAGTGAAAGAACATCTGACAGAGTTTTCATCATCCATCAAATTTCCGAATGTAAGTGCGAATGGTGAGAAAGTTGTTTTTGAAAAGGATTACCAGCTTTGGATCTACCATGTTACAACGGGTGAGGCAAACAGGGTGCCGATTTCGGTGTATGGAAACAACACATTAGCCAAAGAACAGGATTTTAATGTGCAGGGAAATATCACGGCATTTGATCTATCACCTGATAAAGAGAAGTTGGCGTTTTCATCAAGAGGAGAACTGTTTATTTCTGACGCAGAAGGTAAATTTGTGCGAAAACTGCCAACAAGTGTGGATGGCCGCGTGAAGGAAGTTCTTTGGATGAACGATAACAAAACCATCCTGTTCAATCAGACAAAAGACGGATATCAAAATCTGTTTACTATCTCGGCTAATGGTGCATCAGGGGAAATCCAGGTTACGGATGAGATGCAAAATAATCGATCTGTTTCCCTAAACAGTGACCGGACAAAAGCTGTATATCTGAGTGGAAGAGGTGAAGTTCGAATCATGGATCTACAATCGTACGAGAGCGAAACTGTAGTTGTAGATGAAATTTGGGACCTCTTTTCTTCGCCTCCAATTTTCTCTCCCAATGATACCTTTATCGTTTACACGGCTTTCAGAAATTTCGAACAGAATCTGTATCTCTATGATATTGAAAACGAATCGGTTATTACAATAACTGATACCTTTGTCTCAGAGACAAATCCGGTATGGTCTCCCGATGGGAAATATATCTACTTCCAGACCAATCGAACCCAGCCAAACTATCCGTACGGTCCACAAGAAACAGATATCTATCGAATAGCCTTAGATTTGATTGAACCAGAATTTCGGTCGGAACAAGTAGATAAACTGTTTGAGGAAACCGAAGATGAAGGGACAAATGATGAAAATGGAAACGGTGAAGAACCTGAAGAAGATAGTATTGAAATAACCATCCGGGAAGAGGGACTGCGGGACAGATGGGAGCAGGTTGGAACACAGTTCGGTACACAAACAACACCGCAAATTTTTAAAAAAGGTGAGAAGACATACCTGCTTTACAGGTCGAACCACTCCCAGGGAGACACCAGTTGGTGGAAAACGGTATTTGAACCTTTTGAAACTCCTAAAACTGAGAAAATTGATGGAACCGAGATGGAATCAAGTGGGGTTTTGAATGTGGATGATTCTTACTGGGTGCTCCTGAATGGTGATATCCACACAATGAATATTGAATCCGGCAGTGTTGAAAAGATTGAGATCACTCACACGTTTCGGCGGAATCTTCGGGATGAGTTCAACCAGATGTTTGATGAAATGTGGGCAAACCTGGAAGAGAATTTTTACAGCAGCGATTTTCATGGCGAAAACTGGGAGTCTGTTCGCAATTATTACCGGCAATTTTTGCCGCATGTGCGTACAAGAAGCAATCTGAGAGAGCTGCTGAATGATATGGTTGGAGAGCTGAACTCTTCACATCTTGGTTTTTATTCATCGGGGGATGAAGAAGATCTCTATTATGGAAGTTCATCCCTGGCGACCGGTATCTTGTTTGAGGATGATGATCCCTATATCGTTCAACGGGTCGTCGATCAATCGCCAGCCTGGCAAACAGATGGAGAGGTTCAGCCCGGCGATCAGTTAATAAAAGTGAATGGATTGGAGGTTGATCCATCACAAAACAGGGAGTATTATTTTACAAAACCATCCATGGACGAGGAGATGATTTTGACATTTCGCCGTGGATCAGCCAATCATGAAGTAAAACTAAAACCAAGCTCTTATACCTCTGTTCGGGATGATATATATGAGGAGTGGATTGGCCAACGTCAGCAAATTGTTGATGAACAATCTGACGAAAGAATTGCTTATATCCATATGAAAAATATGGGAGGCGGTGAACTGGAGAATTTTAAAGAAGAGATGGTTTCTGAGGGTGAACAGCGGGATGCTTTAATTCTCGATCTGCGATATAATACCGGTGGAAATGTCCATGATGATGTTCTCCGGTTTCTCTCACAACGACCTTACCTGCAATGGGGATACAGGGAAGGCGAGTTAACAACTCAATCGAATTTTACTCCGGCCTCTAAACCGATCGTTCTGCTTGTAAATGAACAATCTCTGAGCGATGCTGAACTGACCGCCCAGGGATTTAAGGAACTCGGCCTGGGAACAATTATCGGTACAGAAACCTATCGGTGGATAATTTTTACCTCCGGAAAGAGACTGGTTGATGGTTCCTTCTACCGTTTACCTTCATGGGGTGTTTACACACTCGGTGGCGAAAACCTTGAAAAAACAGGAGTTGATCCGGATATCTATCTAAAAAATACATTCAAAGATCGCTTAGAGGGAGAAGATCCGCAGCTTCAATTAGCTATTGAGCACGTTATGCAGGAATTGAATGAGCAGAAACCTTAA
- a CDS encoding MerC domain-containing protein: MSEKSFTASALWDRLGIGISGMCAIHCLLVPVLIAVLPLWGFTTVMHEWLHPIFIVLILPTIYFASKRSHFDKKITRLLSGGFLLVLIGWFPGHFFIGLWFETTLTVIGSGLLIAGHWFNYRHHQTCDVKKHNHHPILEEENHPHHETS; encoded by the coding sequence TTGTCAGAAAAAAGTTTTACAGCATCAGCTCTTTGGGATAGGCTGGGAATCGGCATCTCAGGAATGTGTGCCATTCATTGTCTTTTAGTACCGGTGCTTATAGCCGTTCTTCCTTTATGGGGGTTTACCACTGTAATGCACGAATGGCTGCACCCTATATTTATAGTACTCATTTTACCGACCATATATTTCGCCTCAAAACGGAGTCATTTTGACAAAAAGATCACGCGTCTTTTGTCGGGCGGATTTTTACTGGTTTTGATAGGCTGGTTCCCCGGGCATTTTTTTATCGGACTCTGGTTCGAAACCACTTTAACTGTTATTGGGAGTGGATTGTTAATAGCCGGACACTGGTTTAACTATCGCCATCATCAAACCTGCGATGTAAAAAAGCATAATCACCATCCCATCCTGGAAGAAGAAAATCATCCGCATCATGAAACGTCTTAA
- a CDS encoding response regulator transcription factor has translation MEENGQEPKLIRVVIVEDNQYIREGWETILDSDSQIVVKNTFRDCESALESDDIAWCDIILLDIQLPGILGTEGVEKFLEINPKLSIIMISVMEDSQHIFKALQNGAIGYLIKKVGPDELIQAVKDAYEGGSPMSPIIARKVIASMQTQPKKKKKLDLTDREQQVLRLLAEGNSYSAIADKIYLSVDGVGYHIRNIYRKLQVNSKAEAVAMGLANGLITMARE, from the coding sequence ATGGAAGAAAACGGACAAGAACCGAAACTGATACGTGTCGTCATTGTAGAGGATAACCAATATATTCGCGAGGGATGGGAGACCATTCTGGATAGCGATTCTCAAATCGTGGTAAAGAATACATTTCGCGATTGTGAGTCGGCTCTTGAATCCGATGATATTGCCTGGTGTGATATCATTCTTTTAGACATTCAGCTTCCGGGAATTTTGGGTACAGAAGGCGTCGAGAAGTTTTTAGAGATCAATCCTAAACTCTCCATCATTATGATTTCGGTGATGGAAGATTCCCAGCATATCTTTAAAGCTCTGCAGAACGGGGCTATTGGGTATCTCATCAAAAAAGTGGGACCGGATGAACTGATCCAGGCGGTAAAAGATGCGTATGAAGGAGGTTCTCCCATGTCTCCGATTATTGCCCGAAAAGTGATCGCTTCTATGCAGACTCAACCCAAGAAAAAGAAGAAACTGGATCTTACCGACCGGGAGCAGCAGGTCTTGCGATTGTTGGCAGAAGGTAATTCCTATTCAGCTATTGCCGATAAAATCTATCTGTCTGTGGATGGTGTAGGCTATCATATCCGAAATATTTACCGGAAACTACAGGTAAACAGCAAAGCGGAAGCGGTGGCAATGGGGCTTGCAAATGGCCTAATAACGATGGCCAGGGAATAA